The sequence TGCGGTGCGAAGGTCTCAATTGCGAGAGACCCGTAAAATGCGACCCAACCAAATTTCGCGGATGCCGATAAATCTTCAGTACACCCTGAAAGAAGATTTATACTTATGCTTGTAACTTTGTTTAGAAATTGGAAGGCATTATCAGAAACTGGTATTATGCCTCGTGGTATATTTGGCTTGATGGTCTggtttgtgtttttgtttttcttttctctatttttttggacaattgtTGCTATTTTTGCATTGCTTGTTATGGATATGGTAATAACAACTGTGATTTGATTTGGATAATCTACATACCATTTAAGGCTCCACAAAAGTTACTTTTAGGATAACATGGAGTCCACATAGTTTTTCCTTCCCAATGCAGAAGAGCATTTAGATATCCCTTATCCGTCTCATAAGATAATTAGTTTGTGCCAAAAGCTTTTTCATTTATGGTccgaaaaaatatataaattgttcTTAAAGGTCTGCTCCTCTCCAATTGGTAATGAGAATTGAAgatatcttttcttctttcgtTAATAACATGTGTCAAGTCCCAAAATCTACTTTTCAAATCAATTCTTTCCTCTttcctaaattaattaaattacttattttttaaatctaaaaaatataaaaattattttgaactatttttttataagtaaacttaaaaatgcctttttttttcctaaaatttatttatttattattcatcaatGATTTAGTAAAGCTTcttctcaataaaaaaaaaatgatagatagaatagtaaatttaaatgattaactaattattctttaaaaaataattgatataaaattgaaatttttagcttactttttaaaataaaattcaaacttgaAAGAACCATAATTATCTTAGAATTTCTTCACTTTATTATGAAAATAGGATTTGTTTTTatcttgaaattcaattttttattcctcAAATTGAAATGCATAATTaagattattattaaaattctaGCTATGTCAATCTAAAGTATTTATCATAGAGGTGGGAGACCGGAAGGGAACGGAGTGATGGGccctttttataattttaaatttaaaagacaaATGATAATTGTATGTAATAATATAacaagtatattaaaaaaaataattacatttacAATAAAAAGGGTACGGATATACAATAGGTCTCAGAGACTTCAACAGTTGTAATATGACTTTTGGtcaaatttgtgaaaaaaaattaaatactagaTTTTTCCTAAAAGAGATGTGATTTTTTCAACAAGAATTGAAAGTGTGTTTGCAATGGGCATAGGATTATGGATAATTTATGGTCAATAATCTTATTCCTAGCACTTTTTGATATGTGTTAATATTAAGAAATTGAGAAGTCTACTAAGAAGTATAAAATGTTACATAGGTCATAAACATGAAAAGTATAAGTATTAACCGATATAAGCCCCTTTGTAGcttaatatgtatatatatagagagagaaagtctTGTGTGTGTCTCTGGGATCTTTTTggtttattatcaattttttaaataagaccATGAACCGATCTAacttgattttatatttaaaaacctgaaattgttaaaaataaattaaacatttaaTCAGCCCGGGCCGATTTAGTTCCGACTTTATCAATTCAATTGGCTTTTTGCACACCCATGATCTAAAGTGTGACGAGCAAGGATGAAAGTTTTGgtaaatttcccaaaaaaattggATGGCTTGGAAAGGGAAAATGTGAGTGAAACCTGACAgaggaaaatcaaagaaaattgattggaaaaaaaaaaaaccttcaaaatgttcaattaatcaagaaaaaaaattgctaatATGGGgcgctctattttttttatttttttatcataattatcactttaattatttttaaaaaaaatcaaagttattggcaaacaactaaaatattaaaataataaaaataaagatttaatattttataaaatattagttttcaatgatttaatttgtaattaaaaatgttttaaagaaattgttttcattaaatgaatataattgaattaacaggaatttaagataatttgaaTAGAAAGTTAGGtaaatataaattgattaaCATGAATTTgcataatatgtttttaaataatgcaattcaataattaaattttcatccacatacttttaaattttatatttcttatcaaagcatattattttattatactaCATCACAAATTTCACcgtacatatatttttttcttaaaatgaataattttaatatatgtattactgtttattttattttatttttaaagtttttcttaatatttatataagttatAATCAATTTTcacatcattatttttgtttttggattttcttttaatatttctgTAAAATAAAGCAactgatattttcatattttccaacaTTTTGATGGGCAGTGATGAgagatttttatatataattagtttATACATACAAATCTGGAAACCCTGCTTTTGATTATTCTAGGCTGGAAAGCCAAGTTTGATTGACCTTTGGTCAAGCTTTGTCTGTTTGAATATTCTTCAAACAGGTTTGGCTTGCTTTACTGCTTTTATCAACCGTGTCGGCGTGTGAGAACACACCATAAGTCTGCAGAAAAAGACATAAAGAAGTGTCATTACATTTTATGCGGGGCCACACAGCACTCAGCATCGCAACTGCCAAGAAAACTCATGTGCAGTAAAAAGGAAGGCTGaggaattttataaatatacacGCAGAGATAAGCGCACCAATGACTCTTAACTTAATGCGAAGAGCTCTCTCTGCTCGCTTATCCCTCTCATCAATAATGATGATTGAAAAGGTTTATTCTGTGTTTCTTTGCTTCTTCTTGATCTCAGTCCTTTTCTTCCCATTAGCAGCAGCTGGAAGAGTACTACTAGGTACCCCTCAAAAGGGTATGTTTTACTCATACTCTCAATATCATTATTTGTGATTAGAAGTTTCTTTCATATACTGGTTTTGAatatatgattatgattcatTTGTGTCGATTCATGTGTTATGGCAGGGGATGAGGGTGGAGACCATAGCAATGGGAGGAGTAAAATTCACGTAAAGCCCAGTCACTCGGGGCAAGCCGGCTCCGCCCTTGGCCACTCATCTCCCTCCCACGCAACCCCCTCCGGGGTACATACTGGTGCGCATGCAGTTACTGGTCAGTCATTATTATCCCTTGAAACGATCTTAAAATCCAATGTCTTCGATGGCAGACCAACCCAATATTTGTTAATATCAACTAGGAGTCTACTCAGTTTTTGATAACCAGGACTCCTCGGTATATTGGACTTTGGTAGTTTTGATAGTTCTAGGATGTTCTATAGATGACTCTATCtgcaaatattttataagaatcgacttttatatttattgctattttaacttaaatatcTCTGTTTCATCTGTTATACATAAAACAGCCACAGCCAACACGGCCAACAGGGCTGCACAGGTCGCACCATGTGGTAGCAGTGCTGGGCAACCGTTCGGAGCTAATTGTGTAAAACAGCGTCAGCCGGAACGTTCATGCGGCGAAACTAATCGCGACTGCATAAGAAGCTGACGAAGTGGAAGCATAGTGGACAATttacaaaagagaaaataataattattttgtagtATATGAGGTGATGAATGACCATCACATtgaatttgattaaataaagtAGTGAATTAAAGATGAATTACAGCCTTCCATTTACTCATCTCAAACAGGAGGATTAAATGAATTAAGGCATTTGTAAAGCATATGATATGCTTATAATACAAAtccaagtgaaaaagaaaaaaaagctacAGTTATTTCTTCGATAGTCTCTCGATTGTCCTTTATacattatatttcattttattttatttcttgtacACATTTGTTTCTAGTTTTATAACACATCATTGGTACTGAGCTGCTCCAAAGGTAATTTTTAGAACCTTAATTCAAGGttgttaatataaaataaatttttcatatttctataaatattctttttgatgatttaaattatattatatacaatCAGAGATTATaaggaaattattttactttGCCAAAGGCAAAAGTTATGCATAGATTCCATTTAATATCATCATGCTAAGATACTATATACAAATTATTGTATAGTAAgatgttatgtttgatttttgaaaagtactaagaaaatataaataattgctaagaaaaatagtttttttttatgtttagctccatcataaaaatattttttaaaaaattaaatataattaaaattaatagaaatttatatatttttaacttatttaatttttataaaatggaggaaaataagtagaatgaatttaaaaaatatatataaaatgactttaaacctatattttatttttcttcgtttttttcttttcttctattttttttctttgtattttcttttaaattttttgggaaccaaacaatAGCCTATATGCCCAAATCGACACTACTAAGTGGTCTAAGAAAGCACAAgataatatttcttttcttttgtgattAGGAGAGACAtgatcaaaaataataattataaagaatACAAGAGTAAAAGTTATAAttggctttaaaaaaaaaaccttttttttttttttacaaaatttaattcaaatagcAATTAAGTCGagcttttcaaaaaatatttttagtttctaaaaaaagtcaattaataatttttaaggtaataagaataaaaatattaagaaaaattgattatctaataaaaaaaagtacaaagaatgatcatagaaataaaattatactagtttctcaaatatatttgaaatagttTAAGCAATGttctaatatttataaattaaataataatccATGTATCGTTTATAAATTtgttgttatgttttaaatttgaatttgaagcattttttaaaGAGCATAAATGCTTtctcattgtttttctttttatattataagattgaaaaataaattaattaatatatgtattttattttctttattttttattttagaaaatggaaattgaaattaaaaactaaaaatatttaataatttaaacttattttgaaAGTTTATAGATCTTAATTATGGAAAACTTAGAAGGTAAATATgtgttcaattatttaacttttttctttgaaaaaccACTCATAAAATCTCACAAAGATTTCATGGATGTAACTACAAAATTAGAGACCATAAAACTATAATTCActaaatataaagaagaaatacATAGATTTACATGATAGTTACTATTCTCTAAGACTTATACCCCAGAATTTACACTTAATTTTACATTTACGACATATTATCACCATGTTCTTTAGTGGACTTCTCAATGCTTTAAAAACATGGGAATCTTTCTCATGAAGTTAGAACCCTTTGAGCATTTAGGATTCGCCGTAAAGAataatgacttaaaatttaacttattagatttaaaatcaatttaaaaatcatattttatcaaaaaccaTTCACAAActtaataagaattttaaaaatatttcatattttaaattcaaagagattttgaaatatttttcttttaaaattcttaatttaaattcttttctaaattccTTAAAGATTcgaaaaaattattctttttatattttcaattttaaaattttcccaaattaattttattatttagaaagatttttctttttaaattctcaatttaaaattcatttccaaattattttttatcatttgaaaatatatttctttttcaattctcaatttaaaattctttccaaattaattttatttctaatttccatAAGCGTGCCTTTAGTATCATTATTAGCAAATAACTTAACCATTCTTACCTATTTAATTTCAAGTTGACTTTGCAACAACCTTAAATCTCAAAAGAGTGTAAATACACAAAGTTATGAACCAAGATTGAAGGAccaaaattatcaacttaatCTAAATAACACTAACATAtcgaaataaaaaataaataaatgaacatcaTTGGGAAATAAGCTCATGATAAGACACCATTATTTAAGAAAGACATGATATGttgagaaaaatgtttttgtgagcatttaaaataaggataattgtgttttgaacatggttttaaaaaccggaccggccggtccgaccgATGAACTATCCGGTTCGGTCCGTTCAATGAACCGTTTTGTTATCAAACCGGCATTGAACCGTTCAAACCGACGGTTCAACCGTCGAACCGGACGACCCGTCCGGTTTTTTGCAAACCGGTCATAACTTAAAAACAGGTTTTTGCTTATTATGAAAAAGACCATTCCAGGCCCAAAGCTTACAAACTCAACCTATTAAACCATCTCTGGTCCCAGCCACTAGGCCTAGTCCAATGATATgataaaacattattatttgGGCCATGTCTACAAGCCTAATTTgcagcattttttattttaaaataacacttGCATTTGGGCCATGCTTCCAGGCCCAGCTTGCTGGCTTGTTTGGCTTAATGGCAAGTTGGAAGGTATTTATAGAGCACATGGAGCACATAAAATTCTTgtgcttccgatgtgggattgggaATGAGACTATTAGAGGAAAACATTGCCTCTAGAGGGTTGGACGCATGgaactttgattttatttcaaaattttatcatataaaatcttaaaaaaaatgtaaatatttaaattcctgtttatttttataataattataaaaaaaataatataaattagttaatagaataatttaaaaacaataaaatacaaagacaaaaaaataaaattaaatattttaaattttttcatcttaaatatatcttcttttttaaatattacatatttctatttaataaaatttaaaatattaaactttatcatttaatttaatataccaaatataaaaatcaaacattattaaaatttgtaattttatatatttttaatttttataattatttttaattttaataatatataaattatatatttataacgtCACCGGTTCGATAACGGTTCGACCgtcggtccgaccagtgaaccgtgaaccggtaacttttccggttcgatcaccggtccggttctgaaaacattggttttggacccaactgggcccaaaaattaagatttgacacataaaagttgcataattaatggaaagaatataaaatgtaaaaagatcaatatacccttcaaaaccattttgagtattttctatCACCATATTggacaaacttttttatcttaatttttttttaataattattatgaaattttattatttttagaaaactaattttaaaatatatatatatattctaaaaatatatcatttaaaaaaaataattttgacatatttttagttattttttacatacataattttatatatatatattttctaagatgtttgatttttaaataataataataataatttatttttattttttttggaaatttgtgtatttttttccaaatca is a genomic window of Vitis riparia cultivar Riparia Gloire de Montpellier isolate 1030 chromosome 1, EGFV_Vit.rip_1.0, whole genome shotgun sequence containing:
- the LOC117923510 gene encoding uncharacterized protein LOC117923510 isoform X1; amino-acid sequence: MMIEKVYSVFLCFFLISVLFFPLAAAGRVLLGTPQKGDEGGDHSNGRSKIHVKPSHSGQAGSALGHSSPSHATPSGVHTGAHAVTATANTANRAAQVAPCGSSAGQPFGANCVKQRQPERSCGETNRDCIRS
- the LOC117923510 gene encoding uncharacterized protein LOC117923510 isoform X2, which produces MMIEKVYSVFLCFFLISVLFFPLAAAGRVLLGTPQKGDEGGDHSNGRSKIHVKPSHSGQAGSALGHSSPSHATPSGVHTATANTANRAAQVAPCGSSAGQPFGANCVKQRQPERSCGETNRDCIRS